One segment of Dolichospermum sp. DET69 DNA contains the following:
- a CDS encoding UPF0175 family protein: MATTEIKFTLTLPEVPEIHHLEAEKKAKEAYIMTLLSHGDISAGRAAELLQIERWQLSDLMDSYKISPFPTQTKEELQQEVTQTLEILNQYKK; the protein is encoded by the coding sequence ATGGCTACAACAGAAATCAAATTTACCCTCACCTTACCAGAAGTCCCAGAAATTCATCATTTAGAAGCAGAAAAAAAAGCCAAAGAAGCATACATCATGACATTATTAAGTCATGGAGATATTAGTGCTGGACGTGCAGCAGAACTATTACAAATTGAACGGTGGCAACTTTCTGATTTAATGGATAGTTATAAAATCTCTCCCTTCCCCACCCAAACTAAGGAAGAATTGCAACAAGAAGTTACTCAAACATTAGAAATTTTAAACCAGTATAAAAAGTGA